The sequence CCACCACCAGGGGGCTGGAGGCGACGAGACCGAAGACGAGGGCCTGCTGCACGAGGACCACCTCCATCGTGGGCCGGGGTCGACCCGTGGCCCGTCAGTGCCCTCTCGAGCGTGGGCGCAAACCGGCAGCACGCCGCCCGGGCGTCGCACCCGGACGTGTCCGGGGGGGTCGCCAGAATTCGTCGGAGAATCTGTGCGGCGGGGTGTCGATCTGGCGCCGCCCCGTTCGTGGACAGGGTGAGCACCGGCACGAGGCCGGTGCAGGAGCGGAGGAACCGTCATGAAGCAGTACCTGCTGTCCGTCATCCACGCCTGGGACGCCCCCGTGCCCCCGGAGGAGGAGATGCTCGCCGCCTTCGCCCGCGTGGACGCCTACAACACCGAGCTGCAGGAGGCGGGCGCCTGGGTGTTCGCCGGCGGCCTGCACCCGCCGACGTCGGCGACGGTGGTCCGCCCCCAGGGCGGGGACGTGCTCGTCACCGACGGGCCGTTCGCCGAGACCAAGGAGCAGCTC is a genomic window of Aquipuribacter hungaricus containing:
- a CDS encoding YciI family protein, translating into MKQYLLSVIHAWDAPVPPEEEMLAAFARVDAYNTELQEAGAWVFAGGLHPPTSATVVRPQGGDVLVTDGPFAETKEQLGGFWVIKAEDLDAALGWAKKGALACDGAVEVRPFQDEAED